In the Castor canadensis chromosome 1, mCasCan1.hap1v2, whole genome shotgun sequence genome, GGACATGAGTAAGCCTACAGCACAAGGAAAAAAACAACTGGTTGAACTAGGTGTGGTGGGCTACTCAGAAAGGTGACTTGGGAGACAGCTTGAGCCCAgcagttctaggctagcctgggaaatatagtgagaccctacatCCTAAAACAAACATACAGCCAAATCGAgatgtttctttgcctcactgcACTGCTACTTTCattcatattctggatattattacagactttccttttttgaattCCACACCATTCAATTGTCCAATGCTTTTTCTCCAGTTTACAACAAAGTCATAAACTATTCTATCTTTTTTGATAGGATGAACATGTGGCTAAGTTTCATCTCTCCTCCATCATGCTTCATAATACCAATATCCACATTAGTGAATCATCACACACTGAGGCCAATGAAGTTCCCAATTCTTTCCTACTGATCCTCATCTTCACCTTTGCCATCCCTTTGGCCTTTGTTATCTCCACTACATTCCTTCTCTAACTGCCACACTCAAGTGTTTCTTGGTCACAACCTCCTATCTTTCCAATGCCCTTCTTCCTCACATTTAATTTTTACCCTCATTATAACTTGACAGTTTTCTGAAACTTTCAATTCTCACCATCACCACCCTGTTTCATACTCTTGGTGTTCCATTCTTAACCAACACAACAGttttctctaattcttttttctgactcATGTCTTCAGCTGAACCTGTACAGGATAAATTATCTTTCTAAAGCAGAATCTCTCTTCTACATTAGGCTAAATGAAGGAAGCTAGACACAAAACATACAtgctgtattatttcatttatatagaaTCCCATAGAAAGCAAAACTACAGTGATAGAGACCAGATAAATGGTCTCGGGAGGAGGGGGGGATGGGACCGACTGCCAAAAGATACAATATAACTCTTTAGGGGAAAAAATGGTTTTATACTTTGCATTGTTTACATTACTGAAGACAATTGTTAAAATTTATGTGCTATATACTTTAGATGGGTGTATTTTATTACATGCAGATACTTGAATAAAGCTGATTAAAATAATCTCCATCCATACACATTTAGAGCTTCCCTCACAGCCGACTAAACAGAGCCCTTTTGCTGTAACCTGAAATTTCAGGCCCTCCCAGATTTTAGCTAAACCTATCTTTCCTAGCCTTATGTCCTACTAATCTACTATGCCTATTTTATGCTGAATCCAAAGAGGGAGATTAGCAATCTAGCATGTGTCATGTTCTGCTCAAAGTATTCCACTTCCATGACTATGTCACATTATGTTTGTACATTCACTTGCTGATGGAAAATTGGgatgtttctaccttttggctattatgagtgATGCTATGAACACTGAGTACACATCTATTTGTTCAAGttcctgttttcaattcttttatatATCTAGGAATGCTAGATCATATAGTAGAACTCTATGTTTGAGTTTCTGAGGAAGGGCTAACCTGTTTCCTACAATGGTATACAATTTTCTGTAAGAAATGCGCAAGGGTTCCAATTTTTCCACATTCTTGACATCACTTATTATTTTCCAGATTTTTGATTATCACAGCCCTCATAGATGTGAAGTGATACACAATGGTGGTTTTGCTATagatttccctaatgattaatgatgGTGAACATTTGTATATCTTATTTGAAGAAATTTCTACTCAAGTCCTTTGTTATATTTGAATtggatttttcttgttattaaattgtgagttttaaaatatattctggataccaATCCCATCaatatataatttgcaaatagtCTTCAAGCCTGCTGGACCAGcactcatcacttgagccacacccctactactgtttttttgctttcttgatgatgtCCTTTGATGCAAGAAAATTCTTAATGTGAATGAATTCCAATTTATTTTGTTGTCTGTTCTTTTGATGTAATATATATGAAATCACTGCCAAGCCCAATGTCATGAAGATTTTATGTAATGTCTTCTATGAGTTTTACTTTTGGTTCTTCCGCCTGCACTGTCATATAAGTACTGCGCGCTAACCGATTGCACAACTGGAGCTCCATACTTTTGGTCCTTAAGTTTAGGCttatgatacattttgagttaatttttatatgtggTAAGGTTAGGACCCAACTTTATTCATTTGCATttggatatacagttttcctaGAACCTTTTATTAAAAAAGACTGCCTATTCCTCCACTAAAtgattttggcacctttatcaaaaatcaattgaatatatatatgtgggtttgtttctggactttctgctttcttcttgtGTGATTTTCCCCTTTTTTGATTAAAATGATACTAATGTActatcttatagttctggaggtcagacaCTTAATACAGTCTCAATGGCTAAAATTAGGGCATCACCAGAGCTGCACTCTGAAGGCACAGTTTCCCTTCTCTGCCTCTACAAGCTGCCCACACCCCTTGGCTTCTGGCCTCTcttcattgcttttgttttgttttctttatttgtggggctggggatgaacccatggccttgaacatgctaggcaagtgctctgccactgaactacaaccctaacccccttcctccatctttaaaGGCAGTAGTGTAGTATCTTCCAAGCTCTAGCTGttatggtttggctctgtttttaCCCTCCAAAACTAGTTCCTATATGTAACAGCACTGAAAAGTGATGGGACTTCAAAAGTGATTGGTTGTTAAGAGAAATTAAGGCCTGCTCATGGAAGTGGGTTAATTCTCTTAGAACTAGATTAGTTAACAGAAGATAGGTCTGTCATAAGGTGAGGCTGCCTCTCTTGTTTTGTCTCTTTCCGATACACTCACTTGGCTTTCTACTTTTTCACTATGAGATGAAGCAGCATGAGGTGCCAAGATcatgtaagccaaaataaacttctctCCTTTATAAGCTCCCAGActtaggtattctgttatagctcAGATACTCTGTTACAACAACTGATTCCTACTTATAAGGACTTTTGTAATTACACTGGCCATACCCAAGTAATCCAGGATATACTATGCATCTCAAGATTCTTAATTTAATCTTGTGTGATGTTTTAAGGAAATATGGATTTATCTGTTTAGctattaccaccaaaaaatattttacttttagattATGATAACTTTTAAAAGTCTCCCTCATCTTCATCTTGGCTAACTGGTCTGGTTATTGGGTTAGGCTTGCTAAAGTActacaatttgaaatattttactgAATTAGAAAGTAATAAAAGTATTTAGATTCTAGAAAAACATCCAAACACAAGTCCCTGTATCCTCTACTGACATGTTTTGCCTAGGATGTATCACAGCATAGGGTTATGCCTTCATTTCACTTCAAAGTGTCAGATAAGGACAGCCTTGCCAAGGACTCAAAGTGGTAAGTTTACATTTATGCCatctacaattttattttttaagtagctAAAATTGTATATGCTCTACAAGTCAAAGGTATAAAggatatgaaatgaaaataaagtagtACTTTTAAAAACAGAGCTTTATGTTTTTTATGTTTGGCACAAGTCAAGTTTTATATGTACTAACCACAAAATAGGGACTGGGGATACCATTCAGTGGCAGGGTTCTTGGCACTGGTGagtccctaggttcaatccccagaacccaaaacaaaacaaactaaataagGAAAATTAGTGTTTATTATATTGGCACCCCCAAAATCACTTTATTCTAAAACTACTCCTTTTTTCTCTAGCTACACTGCTACAGTGAGAACACAGCCTTCAAGTGTGACTCATCTAACTGGCCACTTTGTTAGCTGGGGACACTTGGTCCCAGATTGGCCTATAAATTTTCTTCTCAGGGAATTTATAGTTAGAAGAACTTCTAATCTCGGACTAGCTGCCCTCTCGAATTGAGTAGCTGCTAGGAGCAGTTACTTTCTACTCAGTGCACTGAGAAGCTAATTTGGAAACAGAAACCAACCAAGAATAGTGGTTAGAGACAAGAAGGAAGGACAATATCCTGGTTCCCACCTTTACCCTGATGACAATCTACTGTATCTTCTGCTATTAAAACTTTTTCCAGCAGCAAAGTCTAAGAAGTTTTGCTCAAGCTCATTTGTTCTGTattaaatttacatattttttgtcATGTGAATAATAGgtacaaaaaataaagcaatcaaaccaaataaaattaaacaactgTTATGGgcatagaaactttttttttggtggtactggggattgaactcagtgccttgtgatTGCCAGGCAGCCACTCTATcgtttgagccacacaccccacccctttctgctttatttatttttttggatagtcttgctttatacctggactggcctggacagtggtcatcctatttatgtttcctgcatagctaggataataggtctGTGCCACATACCCAGCTACtggctgagatagggtcttagcaACTCTTTGCCAGGGCTGCCTTAAACCAAACCCTCCCCAGTAGCTGgtgttataggcatgagccaacacaCCCAGTCAagaaattcttttcaaaagcacATAATAATGGTCAAAACAGTGATTTACTCATTACTGAATTATGCTTTACTGTTGCTAATAAAGAATTATAaggtatttaatttcttttctcagtaagtattttccttttttgcagtactaaggtttgaactcagggcctacaccttcagccacttcaCCAATCCTTTCTCGTGTTAGGTTTTTTCGAGATttggccttgtgaactatttgcccgggctagcctcgaacttcgatcctcctgatctctgcctcctaagtacctaggattacaggcatgagccattggcacctagcaaaacattttcttagaTACGTCACAAATTGAGAGGCTCTCCTATACTCACTTTTCAGTGGCTCTTTCTCTAAACGGGAATCCTCTGGTGCATCAAAACGGCCTACTGGTAATTTTGGCTTCTTAAAGGATTGTTTGGCAGGCTCAAAAGTTCCTTGAGAAGAACTTACTGTCTTCCAACAATGATATAGAAGGGGTGATCCTACCAAAGtagagaaagtagaaaaagaggagctcttcacttatttaaaaatggaaatagtttttacttatttgattttagtttatACATTCATATCTACCAAAAGTTCAACAGGTTACAGAAGTGGTAGGgttctgtctagcaagtgtgaagcccaaagttcaaaccccagtactgccactcctcccaaaacataaaaaaggcaaaaatggaCAGTAAAAATTCTTTATTCCACCCCTCTTTTCTAGACAGCTATTTCCTTCCCTTGAAGGCAACCAGTTACTAGGATGAAAAAAGAGCTATTTAAAATAGTTAACTATTATCAAAATTGTAGAAAACTTTAGAAAGCAGTGATTCTTATATAAAGTAGTGCCCAAATACCTGGAATCACACTATTAAAAGTAACTAAATAGGACTGGGGATGTCGCTCAgaggtacagtacttgcctaacatgcataagtccctgggtttgaccccccagccaaaaaaaaaaaaaagtaacctagtatgaattttacaatattttttgtATGTTGTCTTACAAtaatgatatttaatatttaattctttaGAACTCACAAGGGACTGTATTTAGTATTCTTATATTTAAATCTTAATCATGGTCCTTTCTTGtcaactgaaaattttaaaatgtatttggcatCTGCGATGTGTAAACAAGGTCATTTTCTCtttaggttttaaaaagaaagttaaactTTCAGTAATGTGAAAGAGTTCTCCAACTCCTGGCTGAGATAATATTTTGTGAGGGCAAAACCTTGCAAAAAATGACCTCACGGGTAGAAGTTTTCAacttttggggggggtggggctAGGGGTTAAACTCAGTTTCTTGCTTGGAAAACTGGTGCTCTATTATTTGGACCACACACCtcaggtccattttgctctggttattttggaagggTGTGTAGGGGGGTGGGTGcttcatgaagtatttgccctgactggtcaaaaagcttgatcctcctgatctcagcctcccaagtagctagggatGTATCTAGAGGCCAGAATTCAAGGCGGCtcacacactgaaagaagaaagtgAACTGCACACAAAACCACCtgggggatcttgttaaaatgcagattcagaATAGTTCAGGGTGGGGCCTAAGATTCTGCATTTTTTTACAAGCTCCCAGATGAGGCTCATGACATTGGcccaaaaagtaagaaagaagaaaatctctACTGAAGGAAAAGAACGATCAAGGAAGGAAAAGTGTCTTTCTCACTTAGTGAAAAAAGCAGCCACTCTGAGATTCTAGGGCCAGTTGGCTGGCTACACCTGTGGTGAGGCCGTTTTACACACTTAGTGAATAGTACAAACCGTGAGCATCTTAATATAAAAAACACCAAGTCTAAAACTGGAGTGCTTCCAAATACATGGTAATGGCAGGAACAAATCCTTGGAGCAGAAATACTCTCTCAACCCATGTCTCGTGGAAGTACCACAGATTAAGATTCCCAGTAAAATAGCCAAGAACACAAATCATCACAAATGAGAGCCAGCAGGATCAAGAGAACAAAATTCTTCAGCAATTCCATTTCACATCACGGGTTACACACATAAAAATGTGTAGCAGGCAATCCTGGTGTTTGTGGAATTGCCCAAACGCCCACTGAGAATGGAAAATCTGTCACTCGCACGGTTAAACGAACAACTACATCACACTTTAATATGACTAGTCTCAAAACAGCGTAagctgaaataaaacaaaagaaatacaaaccgCATGGAAACATACGCCAAGGTCAAAAGCGTATGAAGTTACGCAACTGTAATACAAAGTACATAGCAATCCACAGTGGAAAGTCTGTTCTTAAATTGGATCAGTTCATAGACGTCATTTTGCTTCAAAACTTATACATGCACTACGTATGCTTTTGGTATCAAATATCTCATGATTGTTTAGTGAAAAAGGGATGTTGAATGAAcacaaaattttaagttattatcTTGGGAACTGGATGATGCGAAATTTTCGCTTTCTACAATATTCATGTCTGGACCACTTAAGATTTTTACCACGAGTAGGTAATATGTCtttgaaagaaatgataaaagaaattttaaaaatacataaaaatagggCGACTTACGAAGGCAGTAAGTCTGTTCTCGACTAACAATTTCCCGGCCGTCACCACTGACGTTCCCTTTACCATGCTCCGTGGGATGCTAACTCAGTCACGGGCTGAGAAACGGTCCGACAGAACCGTTTTCAACATGCTGGTTTCTACTGAAAGCGTGCGTGATTCTTCTAATTATTACACGTGCCTTTGGCCCAATTGTGcaccttttcaattttttaatgttgaaaacGGCCGCCAATCCTTTCTGGTAAGTACGGCAGTCATCCCCACTAGCCGGGGAGCCCGCGCCGCGCGCACCCGGAGACCCCAGGACCCCGGACAGTACCGCGCGGCGCCCGGCGGCCGGGCCGCGGCGCCAGAGCCCGAGCCGACGCCCTCGCACGGCGGGACACACACGGAGCACCCGCGCACTCGTCACCCCATCCGCGACCTCGGCCCCGGGGCTGAGCGCCTTACTTGCGGTTCTCCACGCCCAGGCCGAAAAGCGACCAAGCGACCCGGCGAGACTGGATGCTGTCATGGCGCCGTCAGCAACGTTGCCGCAGGCGCAGCCGCTTGTGAGGGGCGGGCGCAGCCGCAGGCGCAGGCGCAGGCGCAGCCGCTTGTGAGGGGCGGGCGCACGCCGCTCTGGGGGGCGGGGCTCCTTGCTCAAACCCCGGAGTGCAGCTGCGTGTCAGCTCATCTCTGTCTTCCCCACACCACCGTCTCCAGACTCTAGTAATCGCCATTACACATAATATGTAAAATGGTAGtagagtttattaggaaaggaatttaggaTAAAAGTAGGGAAGAAGTggcaaaaaagagagaacatttcctgttccccatgcaggatgCGGGAGTAAAGACTCCCTATTACACATTTTATAAACAAGTAGGATAGGAGCTTACAGGCTTCATACACAAAGGAGATTACCCTGATTTTTATCAGTACATATATTGAGATTTTACACTGTAACCACAAATATGTTTTGAAAGTTTGAGATGGAAATATTAAATACCGATTTCATCATACAACACGTGTACATGTGTCAAATTATCAGTGTACTCCATAAATTTGCACGATtagaataagtaaaaataaaacatcaaattAATCTGTTTCCCCAAGtcgtttttgaaaataaattttagtaacttcaaaatatatcccAGCGTTTTACTATTAAAAACGCTGAGTAAAAtctttatacattaaaaaaaaaaagccttctacCGTCGTTAGCTAGATGTAAGAATAATTTCATTAATCTAGTACTCTTTCATTTATGTAGTATGTTCCTTTTATGTCATTCTTCCCGTCCTTTCAAGAGCTCCTAATTAGTCTGTTCTTGACCCACTGGCCAACTGACCTGAAAGGtgagatttttctaaaaaaattattgtaccggggatacactgtgacatttacaaaaattcttagaatATATTGGAtccatcccttccatcattctcctttagccccctcactacattcctggaatagttccaacaggtgACAGTTTTAAGTAAGGTACAGAGCAAGAGAACGTTCTCCACTTGGCGGTCCAGTGGAGCTGCCAGCTGCCCCAGCAGCTCCAGCGGTGTTCAGAGCATATGTGGCAGATTAAGCTGCTTCATGCAACCTGTGGCAAGTCTTTACAGAATTGCAGTGAAccacccctcctccccaccagaATTTTGTCTTTTAGAAAACTTCCTGGCTAGCTTTTGGGCCTTGGTAGTGTGTGACATCAGGTGTCTATACAATCTATTTCTTATAGATTGAGAGTTTCCTGGTCCTCCTAGATAATGAGCTCTTTTACTACGAGGTGGTGTATACTCAAGCAATCTTCATTGGCAGGTAGCTTACACTCCTGAAGtcacacttttttttgtggtactggggcttgagctactccaccagcccttttttgtgatggggtctctgctggcttcgaactgcgatcctcctgagtagctaggatgacaggcttgagccacctgtgcctggcctaAAGTCATACTTTTCACTCTTAGCTTTCTGGTGGCTGCCCTCAAATATTTCCAATAGGATAGCAGCATTGTTAGAGACTTGACAATTACCTCATTCATCAATGATTTAAATAGTGTATTATAGTTAAATGTAGATGCCGATAAGTTCTAagaaatatttatacatttttatatggAAGATAATTTATATCATCCATGTGTAGAGCTTTTTAAACATCAACTTTACTTTCTAGGTAATGTGGCTGtgcaatattttttaattttatctttttacttttctattactttttcatGTTTTGCTAATATTTCAGTGAAACTTTAAGTCCAAATGTATGTCTGATTGTTTATTATTGGCTTTCCATAATCCTTACATCAGACTACACCTGATTAGAGGCTGTTATTGCTAGAATAGCACgggattttaaattttctaattttgggGTATTAGCTAGCTGACTATAAATTTTACTGTTAACATTTTACTGTGTTTTAACTGGAAATAAAATTATAGCTGCTGAAGTATATTTTTGAATCTAGTACccgggattacaagtatgtaccaccatgcccggctggTATGTTTTTGTATTTGGGTGAATTTTAGTAGAAGAACTGGTCCCATTTTCTACTTTGGAAGCTGCCATCTTTGATGCCTGATACCTGAGCACTGGCACAAAATCTTAAACTCAGTCAGCCGGACATTTCCACCAGATTTTGAATCTGGAGTGAGTGATG is a window encoding:
- the Sdhaf4 gene encoding succinate dehydrogenase assembly factor 4, mitochondrial, which encodes MAASKVENGTSSSTKIHPNTKTYQPGMVVHTCNPGKEPRPPERRAPAPHKRLRLRLRLRLRPPLTSGCACGNVADGAMTASSLAGSLGRFSAWAWRTARSPLLYHCWKTVSSSQGTFEPAKQSFKKPKLPVGRFDAPEDSRLEKEPLKRFPDDINPVTKEKGGPRGPEPTRYGDWERKGRCIDF